GGTCGAAATCATTAAGCGTGAGCCAATCGAGCTCGTGACCTTGGACTTGGGGTTGCCACCTGATGCGGATGGAGTCGTTGAAGGCTTAATCGCCTTAGAAGAATGTCTTGCTGTGAAGGCCGCAGTGAAAGTTATCGTCATTACGGGTAACCATGATCGGGCCAATGCTCTCAAAGCGATTCAATTTGGCGCGTATGACTTTATGGAAAAACCCGTGGACTTAGAGGTCTTGAAAGTGATCCTCCAACGTGGACATTATCTTTCACAGTTGGAGGACGAGAATCGGATGCTCGTCGAACGTGAGAGCCAACGAAATTTCCATGAAATCATCGGAACGAGTCCGAGCATGCAGAAAGTGTTCGACACCATTCGACGTGTCGCGACCTCCGATGTCTCAGTCCTGGTGGTTGGCGAAAGTGGAACGGGAAAGGAACTGATTGCTCGGGCGATTCATCAACAGAGCGAGAGAAAAGAAGGCTCGTTTGTCGCCATCAATTGCGGGGCCATTCCAGAGACGCTTCTGGAAAGTGAGCTCTTTGGGCATGAAAAAGGCTCGTTTACCGGTGCGCACTTGCAACGGAGGGGCCGTATCGAACTTGCCGAGGGCGGAACATTATTTCTCGATGAAATAGGGGAGTTATCCACGGCCTTACAGGTCAAGTTATTACGAGTTTTGCAGGAACGGTGCATTGAACGCGTGGGAGGACGTGTTGAGATCCCGGTGAATACACGAGTCATCGCCGCGACGAATTTGGACCTGCAAGAAGCTATGAAGGATGGACGTTTTCGAGAGGATTTATACTGGCGGTTGAATACCGTGACGATTACAGCACCACCACTACGTGAGCGTGGAGCTGATGTCATGGTGATCGCCAAGTCGTTGCTCCAGCGGTACGCAGACGAAACCAAAAGAAAGATGTCAGGATTCAGCCGGGAAGCGGTCGAAGCCATCGAGCGGTATGCGTGGCCGGGCAATGTGCGAGAGTTGGAAAATCGAATTCGGCGTGCGGTTACGCTATCGGATCACCCTCGAATCGTTCCTGCTGACTTGGATTTAGAGGAGCCAAAAGAATTTGCTGAACGAACAACGCTTAAGGAAGCCAGGGACGCTGTTGAGCGAAACCTTGTGGAGCAAACCCTCGTCAAAACGAATGGTAATATTACGAAGGCCGCTGTTTTGCTTGGAGTGAGCAGGCCGACTCTTCATGATTTAATTTCTCGGCATCAGATAGAAAAGTGAACCAAGCCGGTTCAAGCCTGTTCATGATCGATAGGAGGCATTGATTTTTACATAATCATATGAAAAATCAGTCGTCCAGATCTTTGCCCATCCCTTTCCGTTTCCAACCTTCACTGTAATGGTGTAATGCTTTCGTCTCATAACCCGCTGAATCTGTCGCTCCGTAGATGGGAGAACTTCCTCTCCATTCCTCACGATAGGAATCCCTCCAAACGAAAGACCGATATGGTGTGGTTGAATCGGGACAGAAGAGCGTCCAATCGCCGCGATGAAGCGACCCCAGTTCGGATCTTCTCCAAATAACGCAGTCTTGATGAGTGGGGACGTGGCCAGTGTATTGGCGATGATTTTGGCTTCTCGGTGATTTCTGGCTCCTCCCACGACCAATTCGACGATTTTTGTGGCCCCTTCTCCATCCTGACAAATTTTTCTCGCCAACGAATCGCATAGATCATTGAGGGCATCGAGAAACTTCTTCGCTCCTGTAGAAGATCCATCAATCATCGAGTTGTTTGCCAGTCCATTGGCCAGGCACAGGACGGTATCATTGGTGCTTGTTTCCCCGTCAACTGAAATCGCGTTGAACGAGCGATCAACCGATTTCTGGAGAAAAGTCTGAAGGGTCGTGGGGTGAATGACTACGTCAGTCGTCACATAGGCCAACATCGTGGCCATGTCGGGGTGTATCATGCCGGATCCCTTAGCCATGCCACCAATCTTTACCCGTTGTTTTCCGATTTGGGTTTGGACGGCTATTTCTTTTATGGTGGTGTCAGTCGTCATAATAGCCCTTGCCGCATCGCGGTGACCGGACTTCTTGAGGTTTTGCATGAGTAAGGGAATGCTTTGTCGAATGGCGTGCATGGGGAGTTTTGGCCCGATGACTCCGGTCGATCCGACGAACACGCTGGTGGCATCAACTTGGAGACGGTTGGCCACCAACCGTGCCATTTCTTCCGCGTCATGAAGTCCTTGGTGTCCCGTGCAGGCATTGGCATTGCCGCTATTAATGATAATGGCCCGGCCACGACGTGTTTTTAGATGCAGGCGATCGAGGATGACCGGAGCGGCCGGTATTTTATTGCTCGTAAAGACTCCGGCCATCGGACCCTCAACGTTTGAAACAATGAGAGCAAGGTCAAGCGACGGGCTGGATTTAATCCCTGAGTGAATTCCTGCGGCTGTAAAACCTACGGGTGCGGTGATGCCGCCAGTTGTTTTCTTCATATGTCAGTGCACCATGTATAGGAATCTGTATGGGGAATCATGCTGTAAGGAACTATCCTATGGAAAAAGACCGCAATGCGAGAGGCCAAGATGCTCCGGTAATCCTAGTGCGATATTCATCGATTGTATGGCTTGTCCGGCAGCACCTTTTACGAGATTATCGATTGCAGCCACTGAGATGACTCGACGAGTTCGAGGGTCGTAACTCACGCTCAGATCACAGAAATTGGAACCTCGAACATGACTTGGAGTCACGTCGTGCGGATTCTCGAAAATACGAATGAATGACTCGCCTTTGTAATAATCTTTATAGAGAGGGAGCCATTCTGTTCGAGACTGACCTGTCAGATTGACTGTTGCGTAGGCTGTGCTCAGAATTCCGCGATTGAGAGGGACAAGATGAGGGGTGAAGGAAATTGCATGAGTGGTAGTCGTCTCATCGTCGATTGATGTTCCGGATTTTCTTGAGATCTTCCAGAGTTCTTGCTCTATTTCCGACGTATGTCGATGAGTCCCAATCTTGTATGCATGGATTGATTCATGGGCCTCCGGAAAGTGATAGGCCAGGCTCGGGCTTCGGCCAGCCCCTGATATGCCAGATTTTGCATCGATGATAATGCTCGAAGGGTCGATCAAGCGATGCGCGAGTAATGGCGCCAGTTGCAAGATAGCGGCTGTCGGATAACAACCAGGTACGGCGATCAGTCGAGCCTGCTGTATGGCTAGTCGATGAAGTTCAGGCAAGCCATAGACCGCATTCTGCAAAAGAGAGGGATAGGGGTGAGAAACCTGATACCACTGTGCGTAGAGTTCTGGGTTATCGAGTCGATAGTCTGCGCTGAGATCGATGACCAGCTTATGGCGTTCGAAGAATTCTGCAACTGGGGTGAGAGCTTGAGTATGGGGAAGCGCTAAGAAAATAATCTCGGCTTGATCGGCGATGCGTTTCGGGTCTAGCTGATCCAGTGACACTGACGTAACGCCCTGTAAATGTGGGAATATCGTGGACAGAAGCTGGCCGGCTGATTTTTCAGAAGCGACAACGGTTGAGATTGAAATCTCAGGATGTCCCTGTAAGAGTCGGAATAACTCTCCCCCAGTGTATCCACTGGCTCCGATAACTGCGACCTGTTTCTTTTGGTGTGTGGTCATAGAGAAATTTTTATCGATATATTTGAAATGTTTTCAGCCATTTTAGGATGGCAGAAACAAAAAAGGGAAGACCCAAAGGCCTTCCCTTCGTGATCGTAAATTCCAGGAACCGTTCTCAGCGTTTGGAGTATTGGAATTTTGATCGTGCCCCTTTTTGTCCGTATTTCTTTCGCTCTTTGACTCGAGAATCACGTGTCAAGAGACCTTTCTTTTTCAGTGGCTCACGAAGCGAGGGGGTTAAGGCCGACAGGGCCTTCGCGATGGCATGACGCAGCGCTCCAGCCTGTCCGGAAACTCCACCACCCGCGAGTGTAGCCCGTACATTATACTGTCCTGTTGTTCCGGTGATCTCAAAAGGCGAAAGGATTTGATTTTGATGTCCCAGCCTCGTGAAGTATTCCTGAGCAGGTTTATTGTTGACGTGAATCTCACCATTGCCCGGCTCAATCCAAGCTCGAGCGACGGCATACTTTTTTTTCCCTGTTGCGTATTGTGTTGTTTCAACCATGTTCCAATGTCCTCGTTTAGAAATCAGGGTGATGAGAAATACAATTTTTGGCCACTATAGCACAAGAGGCTGAGGGTTTTGGGCTGCATGTGGATGTTCAGGGCCCGGGTATAATCGTAGCTTTTTGGCCATTTGTTTACCTAAGGAGTTCTTGGGAAGCATCCCTCGAATGGCCACATTGAGTAGCTCGGTTGGCTTCTTTTCATGCAGCTTTTCCGCAGTGACGGACTTAATGCCTCCGGGATAGCCTGTGTGATGATAGTACGTCTTCACCTTGAACTTATCTCGTGTGAGCTGTATTCGACCTGCATTAATCACGACGACATGGTCTCCCGTGTCGACATTCGGGGTAAAGATCGGCTTATGTTTTCCTCGTAAAACCATGGCGATTCGAGAGGCCAGCCGTCCGAGGGTTTTGCCCTCAGCGTCAATAATGTGCCATTTCCTCTCAAGTTCCAGTGGTTTGGCTTGAAACGATCGCATGAATTTCTCCTTCGTCATCCGGGACGTTCATTAAATCAAGTTATGACTATGTTTATGGTGTTTCAGCTTCAGACTGACCGAAGCTTTTGGGGTCTAGTTTAGCTAGCCAAGCATCTAAATTTTCTCCGCCTCGACGTTCTAAGACTTCCGGCGTGACATAAATCTGACTTTTGGTCCGAAGTGCCAAGGCGATGGCATCGCTTGGCCGTGCGTCGACTATCTTTTCAAACCCATTTTTTGATAGGTGAATGGACGCATAATACGTGTTATTCTTTACTTCAGTAATGATGACTCGTGCGACAGTGAATCCCAAATGCTCTCCAAAGCTGTAGATTAAATCATGGCTCATCGGTCGAGGTGGGACCACTTCCTCCAGGGCTAATCGAATAGAAGTCCCTTCTGCCGTTCCGACCCAAATGGGAAGCACCTCAGAGTTTATTTCATCCCTGAGAACAACAATTTGGGTATCCGTGTTAGGATCGATCAGGACTCCATGGACTTTAAGACTGATCAGGCTTTCTTCGGCAAATTCC
The genomic region above belongs to Nitrospirales bacterium and contains:
- the prsR gene encoding PEP-CTERM-box response regulator transcription factor, which codes for MDRNEADIPSLPSLLVVDDNLELREQMKWGLKHLYNVHEAGARQEAVEIIKREPIELVTLDLGLPPDADGVVEGLIALEECLAVKAAVKVIVITGNHDRANALKAIQFGAYDFMEKPVDLEVLKVILQRGHYLSQLEDENRMLVERESQRNFHEIIGTSPSMQKVFDTIRRVATSDVSVLVVGESGTGKELIARAIHQQSERKEGSFVAINCGAIPETLLESELFGHEKGSFTGAHLQRRGRIELAEGGTLFLDEIGELSTALQVKLLRVLQERCIERVGGRVEIPVNTRVIAATNLDLQEAMKDGRFREDLYWRLNTVTITAPPLRERGADVMVIAKSLLQRYADETKRKMSGFSREAVEAIERYAWPGNVRELENRIRRAVTLSDHPRIVPADLDLEEPKEFAERTTLKEARDAVERNLVEQTLVKTNGNITKAAVLLGVSRPTLHDLISRHQIEK
- the argJ gene encoding bifunctional glutamate N-acetyltransferase/amino-acid acetyltransferase ArgJ is translated as MKKTTGGITAPVGFTAAGIHSGIKSSPSLDLALIVSNVEGPMAGVFTSNKIPAAPVILDRLHLKTRRGRAIIINSGNANACTGHQGLHDAEEMARLVANRLQVDATSVFVGSTGVIGPKLPMHAIRQSIPLLMQNLKKSGHRDAARAIMTTDTTIKEIAVQTQIGKQRVKIGGMAKGSGMIHPDMATMLAYVTTDVVIHPTTLQTFLQKSVDRSFNAISVDGETSTNDTVLCLANGLANNSMIDGSSTGAKKFLDALNDLCDSLARKICQDGEGATKIVELVVGGARNHREAKIIANTLATSPLIKTALFGEDPNWGRFIAAIGRSSVPIQPHHIGLSFGGIPIVRNGEEVLPSTERQIQRVMRRKHYTITVKVGNGKGWAKIWTTDFSYDYVKINASYRS
- the argC gene encoding N-acetyl-gamma-glutamyl-phosphate reductase → MTTHQKKQVAVIGASGYTGGELFRLLQGHPEISISTVVASEKSAGQLLSTIFPHLQGVTSVSLDQLDPKRIADQAEIIFLALPHTQALTPVAEFFERHKLVIDLSADYRLDNPELYAQWYQVSHPYPSLLQNAVYGLPELHRLAIQQARLIAVPGCYPTAAILQLAPLLAHRLIDPSSIIIDAKSGISGAGRSPSLAYHFPEAHESIHAYKIGTHRHTSEIEQELWKISRKSGTSIDDETTTTHAISFTPHLVPLNRGILSTAYATVNLTGQSRTEWLPLYKDYYKGESFIRIFENPHDVTPSHVRGSNFCDLSVSYDPRTRRVISVAAIDNLVKGAAGQAIQSMNIALGLPEHLGLSHCGLFP
- the rpsI gene encoding 30S ribosomal protein S9; amino-acid sequence: MVETTQYATGKKKYAVARAWIEPGNGEIHVNNKPAQEYFTRLGHQNQILSPFEITGTTGQYNVRATLAGGGVSGQAGALRHAIAKALSALTPSLREPLKKKGLLTRDSRVKERKKYGQKGARSKFQYSKR
- the rplM gene encoding 50S ribosomal protein L13, whose translation is MRSFQAKPLELERKWHIIDAEGKTLGRLASRIAMVLRGKHKPIFTPNVDTGDHVVVINAGRIQLTRDKFKVKTYYHHTGYPGGIKSVTAEKLHEKKPTELLNVAIRGMLPKNSLGKQMAKKLRLYPGPEHPHAAQNPQPLVL
- a CDS encoding bifunctional nuclease family protein; this translates as MTEFAEESLISLKVHGVLIDPNTDTQIVVLRDEINSEVLPIWVGTAEGTSIRLALEEVVPPRPMSHDLIYSFGEHLGFTVARVIITEVKNNTYYASIHLSKNGFEKIVDARPSDAIALALRTKSQIYVTPEVLERRGGENLDAWLAKLDPKSFGQSEAETP